Proteins co-encoded in one Cupriavidus taiwanensis genomic window:
- a CDS encoding TauD/TfdA dioxygenase family protein: MRIEQLTCAIGAELLDVSLGDALRDDGLFKEIYAALLKHKVLFLRDQDLNKLSRRDHMAFAQRMGELETHPMAPSHPEAPGLVQIYKSPENPPDRYENAWHCDSTFRERPPMGAVLRCIECPPVGGDTMWANMVLAYEKLPDDVKKEIDGLIANHSFNSTWAAALPQEKRLAMKAQYPDAEHPVVRTHPETGEKALFVNGFATHFVNYHTKERVRYGQDYSKGGSDLLQYLISQAYIPEYQVRWRWKPYSVAIWDNRCTQHYAVMDYPPCHRKMERATIMGDRPF, translated from the coding sequence ATGAGAATCGAACAATTAACCTGCGCCATCGGCGCGGAACTGCTCGACGTGAGTCTGGGCGATGCGCTGCGCGACGACGGCCTGTTCAAGGAAATCTACGCCGCGCTCTTAAAGCACAAGGTGCTGTTCCTGCGCGACCAAGATCTGAACAAGCTCTCGCGCCGCGACCACATGGCGTTTGCCCAGCGCATGGGCGAACTGGAAACCCATCCCATGGCACCCAGCCACCCGGAAGCCCCCGGCCTGGTGCAGATCTACAAGTCCCCGGAAAATCCGCCCGACCGCTACGAGAATGCCTGGCACTGCGACAGCACCTTCCGCGAACGCCCGCCCATGGGCGCGGTGCTGCGCTGCATCGAGTGCCCTCCGGTCGGTGGCGACACCATGTGGGCCAACATGGTACTGGCCTACGAAAAGTTGCCGGACGACGTCAAAAAGGAGATCGATGGCCTGATCGCCAACCATAGCTTCAATTCCACCTGGGCCGCTGCGTTGCCGCAGGAAAAGCGTCTGGCGATGAAGGCGCAATACCCAGATGCCGAGCACCCGGTGGTGCGCACCCATCCGGAAACCGGCGAGAAGGCCCTGTTCGTCAATGGCTTCGCGACCCACTTCGTGAACTATCACACCAAGGAGCGTGTGCGTTATGGCCAGGACTACAGCAAGGGCGGCAGTGATTTATTGCAATACCTGATCAGCCAGGCCTACATCCCCGAGTACCAGGTGCGTTGGCGCTGGAAGCCGTACAGCGTCGCGATCTGGGATAACCGCTGCACCCAGCACTATGCCGTGATGGATTACCCGCCCTGCCACCGCAAGATGGAGCGCGCCACCATCATGGGCGACCGGCCCTTCTGA
- a CDS encoding isocitrate lyase produces the protein MAQYQDDIKAVAALKETQGSAWNAINPEYAARMRAQNKFKTGLDIAKYTAKIMRADMAAYDADPSKYTQSLGCWHGFIGQQKMISIKKHFNSTERRYLYLSGWMVAALRSEFGPLPDQSMHEKTSVSALIRELYTFLRQADARELGGLFRQLDAATGAEKAAIQQKIDNHVTHVVPIIADIDAGFGNAEATYLLAKQFIEAGACCIQIENQVSDEKQCGHQDGKVTVPHEDFLAKIRAIRYAFLELGVDDGIIVARTDSLGAGLTKQIAVTTKPGDLGDQYNSFLDCEELSADQLGNGDVIIKRDGKLLRPKRLPSNLFQFRAGTGEARCVLDCVTALQNGADLLWIETEKPHIAQIGGMVSEIRKVIPNAKLVYNNSPSFNWTLNFRQQAFDAMKEAGKDVSAYDRAQLMSVEYDDSELAKLADEKIRTFQADASREAGIFHHLITLPTYHTAALSTDNLAKEYFGDQGMLGYVAGVQRKEIRQGIACVKHQNMSGSDIGDDHKEYFSGEAALKAAGKDNTMNQF, from the coding sequence ATGGCCCAGTATCAAGACGACATCAAGGCAGTGGCTGCTTTGAAAGAAACCCAGGGCAGCGCCTGGAATGCCATCAACCCCGAGTACGCTGCCCGCATGCGCGCGCAGAACAAGTTCAAGACGGGCCTGGACATCGCCAAGTACACCGCCAAGATCATGCGCGCCGACATGGCTGCCTATGACGCGGACCCGTCGAAGTACACCCAGTCGCTGGGCTGCTGGCACGGCTTTATCGGCCAGCAGAAAATGATTTCCATCAAGAAGCACTTCAACAGCACCGAGCGCCGCTACCTGTACCTGTCCGGCTGGATGGTGGCCGCGCTGCGCTCCGAGTTCGGCCCGCTGCCGGACCAGTCGATGCACGAGAAGACCTCGGTCAGCGCGCTGATCCGCGAGCTGTACACCTTCCTGCGCCAGGCCGACGCCCGTGAACTGGGCGGTCTGTTCCGCCAGCTGGACGCCGCCACCGGCGCCGAAAAGGCAGCCATCCAGCAAAAGATCGACAACCACGTCACCCACGTGGTGCCCATCATCGCCGACATCGACGCCGGTTTCGGCAACGCCGAGGCGACCTACCTGCTGGCCAAGCAATTCATCGAAGCCGGCGCCTGCTGCATCCAGATCGAAAACCAGGTCTCCGACGAGAAGCAGTGCGGCCACCAGGACGGCAAGGTCACCGTGCCGCATGAGGACTTCCTGGCCAAGATCCGCGCCATCCGCTACGCCTTCCTGGAACTGGGCGTGGACGACGGCATCATCGTCGCCCGCACCGACTCGCTGGGCGCCGGCCTGACCAAGCAGATCGCCGTGACCACCAAGCCGGGCGACCTGGGCGACCAGTACAACTCGTTCCTGGATTGCGAAGAACTGTCGGCCGACCAGCTGGGCAATGGCGACGTCATCATCAAGCGCGACGGCAAGCTGCTGCGCCCGAAGCGCCTGCCCAGCAACCTGTTCCAGTTCCGCGCCGGCACGGGTGAAGCGCGCTGCGTGCTGGACTGCGTGACCGCGCTGCAAAACGGCGCCGACCTGCTGTGGATCGAAACCGAAAAGCCGCACATCGCCCAGATCGGCGGCATGGTCAGCGAAATCCGCAAGGTCATCCCGAACGCCAAGCTGGTGTACAACAACAGCCCGTCGTTCAACTGGACCCTGAATTTCCGCCAGCAAGCGTTTGACGCGATGAAGGAAGCGGGCAAGGACGTGTCGGCCTACGACCGCGCCCAGCTGATGAGCGTGGAATACGACGACAGCGAACTGGCCAAGCTGGCTGACGAGAAGATTCGTACGTTCCAGGCAGATGCGTCGCGTGAAGCTGGGATCTTCCATCATCTGATTACGCTGCCGACGTATCACACGGCTGCGCTGTCGACGGACAACCTGGCTAAGGAATACTTTGGTGACCAGGGCATGCTGGGTTATGTGGCTGGTGTGCAGCGGAAGGAAATCCGTCAGGGGATCGCTTGTGTCAAGCACCAGAATATGTCTGGGTCGGACATTGGGGATGATCACAAGGAGTACTTCAGCGGTGAGGCTGCGCTGAAGGCGGCGGGGAAGGACAATACTATGAATCAGTTTTGA
- the flhB gene encoding flagellar biosynthesis protein FlhB — translation MSEESDLEKTEPASPRRLEKAREEGQVVRSRELATFVMLIAGVTGLWTLGGHLGRSLNQVMQGALRFEPATAFDPSRMLSRFALMVWDSLLAFLPLLLLFGVAALAAPLLLGGWVFSAKSFAPQFSRLSPLAGLGRMFSAHSLVELLKAVAKSMLVGAVGAWVLWRRLPEAIALMNAPVQEALLHMVDLVMFCCLVVSLSLLVVAAIDVPWQYWEFFKKLRMTKEEVKQEFKESEGDPHIKNRIRQQQRAMARRRMMTEVPKADVVVTNPTHFAVALRYEEGRMGAPRVVAKGTGEVAARIRALAAEHRVPLMSAPPLARALHRHVELGQEIPAGLYTAVAEVLAWVYQLKHWHYSQGPQPQAPADLQVPDELAVPEMRE, via the coding sequence ATGTCCGAAGAAAGCGATCTCGAGAAAACCGAACCCGCCTCACCCCGGCGCCTGGAAAAGGCGCGCGAGGAGGGGCAGGTGGTGCGTTCGCGCGAGCTGGCCACGTTCGTGATGCTGATTGCCGGCGTCACCGGCCTGTGGACGCTGGGCGGCCACCTGGGCCGCAGCCTGAACCAGGTGATGCAGGGCGCGCTGCGCTTCGAGCCGGCCACAGCGTTCGATCCGTCGCGCATGCTGTCGCGCTTTGCGCTGATGGTGTGGGACAGCCTGCTGGCCTTCCTGCCGTTGCTGCTGCTGTTCGGCGTGGCCGCGCTGGCCGCGCCGCTGCTGCTGGGCGGCTGGGTGTTCTCGGCCAAGTCGTTCGCGCCGCAGTTTTCGCGCCTGTCGCCGCTGGCGGGGCTGGGGCGGATGTTCTCCGCGCACTCGCTGGTGGAGCTGCTCAAGGCGGTGGCCAAGTCGATGCTGGTGGGCGCGGTGGGCGCGTGGGTGCTGTGGCGGCGCTTGCCCGAGGCCATCGCGCTGATGAATGCGCCGGTGCAGGAGGCGCTGCTGCACATGGTGGACCTGGTGATGTTCTGCTGCCTGGTGGTGTCGCTGTCGCTGCTGGTGGTGGCGGCCATCGACGTGCCGTGGCAGTACTGGGAGTTCTTCAAGAAGCTGCGCATGACCAAGGAAGAGGTCAAGCAGGAGTTCAAGGAGAGCGAGGGCGACCCCCATATCAAGAACCGCATCCGCCAGCAGCAGCGCGCCATGGCGCGCCGCCGCATGATGACCGAGGTGCCCAAGGCCGACGTGGTGGTGACCAACCCCACGCACTTTGCCGTGGCGCTGCGCTATGAGGAAGGGCGCATGGGCGCGCCGCGCGTGGTGGCCAAGGGCACCGGCGAGGTGGCCGCGCGCATCCGCGCGCTGGCGGCCGAGCACCGCGTGCCGCTGATGTCGGCGCCGCCGCTGGCGCGTGCGCTGCACCGCCATGTGGAGCTGGGCCAGGAAATCCCCGCCGGCCTCTATACCGCCGTGGCCGAAGTGCTGGCCTGGGTCTATCAACTGAAGCACTGGCACTACTCGCAGGGCCCGCAGCCGCAGGCGCCGGCGGACCTGCAGGTGCCCGATGAACTCGCCGTACCGGAAATGCGCGAATGA